One window from the genome of Abyssisolibacter fermentans encodes:
- the glnA gene encoding type I glutamate--ammonia ligase: MFSNLEEVKSFCKQEGIEIIDFKIIDLAGRWHHLAMPVERFSEKTLTEGIGFDGSSYGFLTVEKSDMIFIPDITTAFVDPFCEVPTISMISDIYQLGDTTSRFEGDPRYIAQKAEKYLIETNIADENIIGPEFEFYLFDHISYLNKPQEQFVNIDSEQAYWNTGNSEYNQGYKVPYQNGYHVDLPMDLTNDLRSIITRKLEDLNVKIKYHHHEVGGTGQVEIETEHGKMREMADNTMILKYVVKNTAIQNGKTATFMPKPLYGEAGNGMHVHMQLFKNGEPIFYDKNGCSGLSKEALYFIGGILKHAPALSGFTNPSTNSYKRLVPGFEAPVSICFAVSNRSAVIRIPGYANTPETKRFEYRPSDATCNPYLAYSALLLAGLDGIVSKIDPQSEGYGPYNVNIFNLPIEERNKIKSLPTSLSEAADELEKDFEFLLRGGVFTKGVIEDQIRSIRNQSKLLDSIPHPKEFEMYYDL; the protein is encoded by the coding sequence TTGTTTAGTAATTTGGAGGAAGTAAAAAGCTTTTGTAAGCAAGAAGGTATTGAAATAATTGATTTTAAGATTATTGATTTAGCAGGCAGATGGCATCATTTAGCTATGCCAGTTGAAAGGTTTAGTGAAAAAACTTTAACAGAAGGTATTGGATTTGATGGCTCAAGTTATGGTTTTTTGACAGTTGAAAAATCAGATATGATATTTATACCAGATATAACAACAGCTTTTGTTGACCCATTTTGTGAGGTACCCACAATTAGTATGATAAGTGATATTTATCAATTAGGAGATACCACTAGTAGGTTTGAGGGTGATCCTAGATATATTGCACAAAAAGCAGAGAAATACTTAATAGAAACTAATATAGCTGATGAAAACATAATAGGACCAGAATTTGAATTTTATTTATTTGATCATATATCATATTTGAACAAGCCTCAAGAACAATTTGTTAATATTGATAGCGAACAAGCTTATTGGAATACTGGTAATTCAGAATATAATCAAGGATATAAAGTACCTTATCAAAATGGATATCATGTTGATTTACCTATGGATTTAACCAATGATTTACGTTCAATAATTACTAGAAAATTAGAAGATTTAAATGTAAAAATAAAATATCACCATCATGAGGTCGGAGGTACAGGTCAAGTAGAAATAGAAACAGAACATGGTAAAATGAGAGAAATGGCTGACAACACAATGATCTTAAAATATGTAGTGAAAAACACTGCAATACAAAATGGAAAAACAGCTACTTTTATGCCAAAACCATTATATGGTGAAGCTGGAAATGGAATGCATGTCCATATGCAATTATTTAAAAATGGAGAACCAATATTCTACGATAAGAATGGATGTTCAGGTTTAAGTAAAGAGGCTTTATATTTTATAGGAGGTATATTAAAGCATGCTCCAGCGTTATCTGGATTTACGAACCCTAGTACAAATTCTTATAAAAGACTTGTTCCAGGATTTGAAGCACCTGTAAGTATCTGTTTTGCAGTTTCTAATAGGAGTGCTGTAATCAGAATACCAGGATATGCAAATACCCCTGAAACTAAAAGATTTGAATATAGACCATCGGACGCAACATGTAATCCATATTTAGCATATTCAGCATTGCTTTTGGCAGGATTAGATGGAATAGTAAGTAAAATAGATCCGCAAAGTGAAGGTTATGGACCGTATAATGTAAATATATTTAATTTACCAATAGAAGAAAGAAATAAAATCAAAAGTTTACCAACATCTTTATCAGAAGCAGCAGATGAATTAGAAAAAGATTTTGAATTTTTATTAAGAGGTGGAGTTTTTACAAAAGGTGTAATTGAAGATCAAATAAGAAGTATAAGAAATCAATCTAAGTTGCTAGATTCGATTCCTCATCCAAAAGAATTTGAAATGTACTATGATTTATAA
- a CDS encoding S-layer homology domain-containing protein: protein MKRKIYVLALALLFSILNISNVYSSMFFYDVFGHWAEDTIFWASNDYPLFNGYEDGSFKPNNFITRSEYISILYRAANISKVISSNNIEENTNEDAIAIDTPDSTAEIINDESKNVNGEIDSNSTNNSENTIDEEEVNETKQESEDNNLDNDVRNDDEEKIESSNLYSDLQPTFWAYQNITTVIEYINSLDNDLKFEAIFVGDTFNPNQYITREEAALLTSFFDYPAIEEKDLVLTDILPTYQYYDEIKNLVNNGIINGYEDNTFKPKNNITRAEAATLIQKVFKEMEHGKEFIKDIEMISDIYDNKFMYFGNYFTDMELQENDDKYIRVLRTLEYLDFVETIPYDEKENYDENPLQTLKELKKENYWNKIGLNYYLIKYKVVKEDDYQTLLYEMLEDFLKRDDIKSYEAKTIFNEMFIYSVQNDILDKAFNKWQSETSSQEEYFNTIFTKSKLLVNNNKLEEAVLLYKNVLDNNGMEINNINIIKKFYFNKAYLEYRLEKLNECEETLRNLLNIVRLNKINNYSLNELEEQLVGYIKVILNKKLNKSPNIQVDLIISNE, encoded by the coding sequence ATGAAAAGAAAAATTTATGTATTAGCTTTAGCATTACTATTTAGCATACTAAATATAAGCAATGTTTATTCAAGTATGTTTTTTTATGATGTATTTGGGCATTGGGCGGAAGATACTATCTTTTGGGCATCTAATGATTATCCGTTATTTAATGGATATGAAGACGGTTCTTTTAAACCTAATAACTTTATAACTAGAAGTGAATACATAAGTATTTTATATAGAGCAGCTAATATAAGTAAAGTAATAAGTTCAAATAATATAGAAGAAAATACAAACGAAGATGCTATTGCTATAGATACGCCAGATAGTACAGCTGAAATAATAAACGATGAATCAAAAAATGTTAATGGGGAAATTGATTCAAATTCAACAAACAATTCCGAAAATACTATTGATGAGGAAGAAGTTAATGAAACAAAACAAGAATCAGAAGATAATAATTTAGACAATGATGTAAGAAATGATGATGAGGAAAAGATAGAAAGTTCAAATTTATATAGTGATTTACAACCAACATTTTGGGCTTATCAAAACATAACTACAGTAATTGAGTATATAAATAGTCTTGATAATGATTTGAAGTTTGAAGCTATATTCGTTGGAGATACATTTAATCCTAATCAATATATAACTAGAGAGGAAGCAGCTTTGTTAACTAGTTTTTTTGACTATCCCGCGATTGAAGAAAAAGATTTAGTATTAACAGATATTTTACCAACATATCAGTATTATGATGAAATTAAAAACCTTGTTAATAATGGGATTATTAATGGCTATGAAGATAATACATTTAAGCCTAAAAATAACATTACTAGAGCTGAAGCTGCAACATTGATACAAAAAGTTTTTAAAGAGATGGAACATGGTAAAGAATTTATAAAGGATATTGAAATGATATCAGATATTTACGATAACAAATTTATGTATTTTGGAAATTATTTTACTGATATGGAATTACAGGAAAATGATGATAAATATATTAGAGTCCTGAGAACATTAGAATACTTAGATTTTGTAGAAACCATACCTTATGATGAGAAAGAAAATTATGATGAGAATCCCCTACAAACTCTAAAAGAGTTAAAAAAAGAAAATTATTGGAATAAAATAGGATTGAATTATTATTTAATAAAATATAAGGTTGTTAAAGAAGATGATTATCAAACTCTATTATATGAAATGTTGGAAGATTTTTTAAAACGTGATGATATAAAAAGTTATGAAGCTAAGACAATATTTAATGAAATGTTTATATATAGTGTACAAAACGATATACTAGATAAAGCTTTCAATAAATGGCAGAGTGAAACGTCAAGTCAAGAAGAATATTTTAATACTATCTTTACGAAATCTAAATTACTTGTTAATAATAATAAATTAGAAGAAGCAGTATTATTATATAAAAATGTACTAGACAATAACGGAATGGAAATAAATAACATTAATATTATTAAAAAGTTTTATTTTAATAAAGCATATTTAGAATACAGATTGGAAAAGTTAAATGAATGTGAAGAAACTCTCAGAAATTTATTAAATATTGTTAGATTAAATAAAATTAATAATTATAGTTTAAATGAACTTGAAGAACAATTAGTTGGATACATCAAAGTAATATTAAATAAAAAGCTTAATAAAAGCCCAAATATACAGGTAGACCTTATAATATCTAATGAATAA